Proteins encoded by one window of Cucurbita pepo subsp. pepo cultivar mu-cu-16 chromosome LG14, ASM280686v2, whole genome shotgun sequence:
- the LOC111809843 gene encoding NAC domain-containing protein 72-like, with protein sequence MDPLTQLILPPGFRFFPTDEELLVQYLCRKVAGHHFSLPLIAEIDLYKFDPWVLPGKALFGEKEWYFFSPRDRKYPNGSRPNRVAGTGYWKATGTDKIISSEGKNVGIKKALVFYIGKAPKGTKTNWIMHEYRLIASSRKIGSSKLDDWVLCRIYKKNSSCQKPTGSISSKEYSNSSPSSASSHIDEVIESLPEMGENFFTYPKTTLPQNDFNMFNFEIPADSVNSGWESLAGLHSVPELVPVDHTETFDYKHNNYNTNLYVPSITTPCFQLDYPPPPPLPTFQYPTHHRDGSGVFGFRQ encoded by the exons ATGGACCCACTGACGCAGCTTATCTTACCGCCGGGGTTTAGATTTTTTCCGACCGACGAGGAGCTTTTAGTTCAGTATCTTTGCCGGAAAGTCGCCGGCCACCATTTCAGCTTGCCGCTGATCGCTGAGATTGACTTGTACAAATTCGATCCATGGGTTTTACCGG GGAAGGCTTTGTTCGGCGAAAAGGAATGGTACTTTTTCAGCCCAAGAGACCGGAAGTACCCAAATGGATCCCGACCGAACCGGGTGGCCGGAACGGGTTACTGGAAGGCGACCGGAACGGACAAAATAATCTCGTCGGAAGGGAAGAACGTGGGGATAAAAAAGGCACTGGTTTTCTATATCGGAAAAGCTCCGAAGGGAACGAAAACGAATTGGATTATGCACGAGTATCGCCTCATAGCCTCATCCAGGAAAATTGGAAGCTCCAAG ctggACGATTGGGTTTTGTGTCGGATTTATAAGAAGAATTCGAGTTGTCAGAAGCCGACGGGGAGTATTTCTAGTAAAGAATACAGTAACAGCTCGCCGTCGTCGGCGTCGTCCCACATCGACGAGGTCATCGAGTCCCTCCCGGAAATGGGCGAAAATTTCTTCACATATCCCAAAACAACATTGCCACAAAACGACTTTAACATGTTCAACTTTGAAATTCCGGCTGACTCTGTAAATTCCGGTTGGGAGAGTCTGGCCGGACTCCACTCGGTGCCGGAACTCGTTCCCGTCGACCACACGGAAACTTTCGATTACAAGCATAACAACTACAACACCAATCTCTATGTTCCTTCAATTACAACGCCATGTTTCCAACTGGACTacccgccgccgccgccgttgCCGACGTTCCAGTATCCAACGCACCACCGCGACGGCAGCGGAGTGTTCGGATTCAGGCAATGA